The genomic interval tttttttattgggttgttgatctccttttttattgatttgtgagaGCTCTCTGAATATTAAGGAAATTAGTCTTTTGTCACATAAAGTACACATACTTTTTTCGTGTTTTGTTGTTTGtcctttgactttgtttttggcctttctctgccctttttccAGAAAAGCCGTTATGAGACCTATATCCACCTCTTGGCTGTGAAAATCAAAGTGGGCTCAGATGACCTGGAGCGGATTGAGGCCCGGCTGGCCACCTTGGAAGGGGATGACCCTTCACTCCGCAAGACGCACTCAAGCCCGGCCCTCAGTCAGGGCCACGGGACTGTGACTGGCAGCAAAGCCATGAAGGATACCGCTGGGCCTGATACTTAGCTGGCATGGATGGGCAAGCCCCAGAGGCAGGCAAATGTCCCCAGAAGGGTCAGTGAGCACAATTCCAGCTGGGGGCCGCTTGCACCAGCTCCAGGCAGTCGACAGGCAGCCAGAGGGGTGCAGAGAGCCCTGTGGGCCAAGGAGATGGAGATGCTTACTCATGGCGTTGATCTTGCATCTTGGGGTTTTTCCGGGCCTCAGACCTTCTCCCCAGCCCTCATATTCCTCTCCACCATGGAGCCTCATTTTGTAGGCCAGTTGTATGCATGTTCTAGACACCATCTCACTGGGAAAGGAGGACTGGCCGCTGGCTTCCCaggccctcccctcctcacaaGTTCCTCCCCTCATCTCCCTTATTTCCAAGGGCAGGACTTGACTCCAGGTCTCAGCTTGGATCCTCGGctgttcccctcctccttcttcagacTTGACCAGCAGCGGGTCTGCAGACCACCAGCaccatcctctcctccctccaccttgTACCTTTTGGAACCATGCCCTGTTCTCCTGTCTCCCTTTGCAATAATCCAGGACCCGGGCCTGTTCCCTCGATGCCAAGTCGTCTCCACTTGTGTGTGCATCCACCTCACCTTCCATTTATGGAGGCCACTACTGCTTTCTTTTATAtggacaaaaatatatatatatataagaattatatatatatatatatatatatatatatatatatatatatatatatggaatccCTTTAAAGATGATTTTGGAACTGATATCAGGATGAAATATGATGAAGGAAAAGCCTATTTCAGCACTCTACCTGTTAGCAAGGAGGGCTGCTGGGCTGCTATCTAGTCCCTTGGTGGCCCTGACACTCTGGGAGGGAAGGTGGAGGCGGCGCTGAACCCCTCTCACTGCTTTTCCCCTCTTCCGGCTGACCTGTGACTTACTCTGCTCTTACAGTTGATGCTTTGGAATAAGTAgacagtgtgtgtatatatgccaccCCATCTGTCCCACAGGCATTGCAGGGTGTGAGTGGGATGGACCATGGCCCTGTTTATATTTTGGTCTTTATGTTGGTGCTGCCAGGTCTCTGAGCTACAGAGGTGGCCTCTTGTACAGATCTACTGCTACAGGAATAAAAGACACTCTGCCTTGCCAACAGCCACTTGTCAACAAGCCCAAAGATGTttgtcggggtggggggagacgtTATGGAAGCCAGTAATTTctggtcttgaaaaaaaaagggaataagaaGTGGCTGATTGTTCTTTAAGTTGATACTTCTTTCACTCTTCTAGTGACTCACAAAGGCTAGCTAAGGACATGCTTGGGAAGGGTAGACAAATCTGCCCTGCGATGATCACAGACTAGCATCCTGTAAACCCTGCATTCCTCAGACTGACAAGTGGTGGGGGTGATGGGACCCTCAGTGTAGCTATGATGAGcaaatcctttatatttttaaaatagattagtCTGGGCAGCACTCTGACCTCAGTGGTAACATACTTAGTTAGTTGCAAGGTTGGCTTATCTATTAAGTACCTAACATTTACAAGCACGCTCCCATTTGATGCAAGGGACGTAGAAGTCTGTGAAAATAGGTAGTGATTTAAATCCAGGTTATTTAATTTGGATCAGCTGAAGTGTATTTTATAGCCAAACCATCTGGCCCCTTCATTTTGCTGAGGGGaagtaaatgttcatttaaatgaaatcGAAAGAGCAATGTAATGTAAAAGAGCTCTCTGTACTATCTCCAGGCTGGCTCAAAGGTCTCTGATTTTTGGGGTCAGTTTCCCACCCTCCACCTCACGAGGGCGGGTGAATGAAAGCAGAGGAGCGGGCTTCTGTCTGCTGCAGACAGATCTGCTTCCCTGAGCACTAGTGATGTCTCCCATCAGTAAAAAAATCTTTAGTTCACTTTCTTAATTGTATAATTATTTAttgtaaattatatacatgtacTACTGTACTAAAATATTATGTACattataaaacatacacaaaaatagaaatttaaaaagatgagatgaaaataaatctaaatcagagttctaatatttttttcctgcattctAACGGACCATCACATTCCCCCACAACCTCTGCCCCTAATATGCCCATTTTCCAGGACTGTCCAAATCCAGAGGATGGAGGACCACAGGCAAGATGCAGTAAGTGGTTTGCGCCACCGGGTGGTCCCTGCAGACTCAGGGACTTCTGGGGACTGACCCTGGATCACAGCGTTTCTTTgagccttcattttctcattcagtGAAGGTCAACAGTGCCGcacactgtgctaggtgctgaggATACTGTGGTGAGAAGAGGACCGAGCAGCTCTCTGTCCACCTGgggctcacagtctagtggggagggggacaggacgTCACCATTACCATTTGGGAGCCTGGGAACgctggggagaaaacaaaaactgacctggcagagagaagaagaaagattggAGGAGTGGGGAAGACCACCAACTCAGGAAGTCTCCAGAATGTCCTAAGTGCTTGTGGGGGACAGGGTGGTAGTAGGGAAGCTGCTTGACAGGGCTATACCTCTTCCTGATGGGCCACTAAAGATGCCCTAAGGCATCAATTTGGGAGGCACAAGGGAAAAAGAGCCTCTCTGATCACACCGGCTCCCAGGTCCCATTCACACTTGGGAAATGAATGGGTGGCAAATTAGATTAGGTTCTGGCCTTAGACTCTCAGTAGGTATTTTAGAATCCAGAGCAGCTAACAACGCTACCAAATCACTTGATACAATTATTTGGGGTCATGAGAAGTCCAATGAGTTCACCGAGAGGTCACTCACAATTACTGGGGTTCACAAAGAGGTCAGTGGGTTCACTGAAGTCACAGAGGTGGTTTCTGACTGAAAATTTAGAAGGTAATAGCAACTCCGAGCCCTCAGAAGGGTCATATTGACACTGAGGGCTCCCGAAAAGGCCAATAGGTTCACCAAGAGGTCATTCACGACCATTGGGGTTCACATAGAGGTCAGAAATCACATAGAGGAATTATTGGCTGTTAGAAAAGCTTAAAGCCAACAGCAAACTCAGAGCCAGCAAAGGGATTTGGATGAGATCATCAGATGGGCCCTGGGAGAGGTGATTTGCAGGTTTATGTACGATtcagttctttattttcctttgttgttttttttttttttttataacaggtACTtatcccccccagccccccacaatGAACACCGTAACTTTAgtcctttctttacttttccccaTCACGTCCCTTCACCCAGTTTTTGCCACTCTGCGTGATTCAAGAATGCAAGGCACAGgataccatcatcatcatcaaattaGCCACTAATAAGCATCATATGCCAGAAGCAATACTGGGTGCTTTATAGATAATCTCCACAGTAACCCTTTGAGGTAGGTATTGGCATCACCCTTTAACAGCTGAGGAAACAGTGGCCTAGAGAAGTCACATAGCCCGTGAGGGGCGGAGCTAGAATTTGAACTCCGCCCCTCTCAGCCTTAATGaagcctctctgtccctcccatttGTAGGTCTTCAAAGCGACCACACACATTCTGGGGGCGatcgtgcatgtgtgcacacacgtcaACCACCTGAGCTCTTTGGATAGACGACTTCCTTGTGTCCGGCTGGAACATAAGGGATCCTGGCACTGGTTTAATAAATTAATCAATGAGGGAAAAGGCTTATGCACCCTGGACCGCCATCTGCCTTCTCCATGCCTTCCTCAGGGACTGCAGGTTTAAACAGGCCCTGGTTCTGAGGGGCTATAAAGTTGGGAAAAGCACAACACCCTGTGGGCTTACAAGCTGCAGCAGCTGTGGTCTTCCTGGCAGCCAAGGGTACCCATTATGCCACCTTGCATGTCCAGGCTTTGCCTGTGACATGCTTGAGGCCCCAAGGGTCATCTTGCCTCAGCTGCCCCAGTGCCAATCCCACAACCCTTCCCTCCTCACCCACATAGGCCCGGAAATTGTTGCCTCAGTCCAGCCCCAGGAGCTCCAGGGTAGGAAGTGGGCCAGAGGTCTGAGGCTGAGCTCAAAGCAGAGTAATCTGCATCAGCCCCTTGGCCAGGTTCCCCAGAAGCCAGGGGGGATACCTGGTGAATAAtcttggaggagggaggagggttgGAGCCTGTCCTGGGAGCTGAAGCCAGGGAGATTAGAGGGACAGTCTCTTCCTCCCAGGGACTAGCCTGGCCCTCTCCAATCTCCACCCCAACATCCATCCATCTCCACCCAGGTTCTCATTCTCACCTGGGGGCTAGGCACACACAGTCAAACATgagttatttctgattttatttataatataaaaatgttcaagtGTCAACAGTCAGGTGTTTGGACATTTCAGGGCAGGgttctcatttgtttgtttgtttaaacaatTACCTTTTTGACAAATTAGCAGTGGACCCAGTTttgcggggtggggagggagtggaaTTCGTAGGTGGCTTGGGGTCTGGAAGGAAATGGTGTTACTTTATTGCTAAAAGGGGAATCAAATACACTGTGGAGTGGCTCTTCTCGGTCCCAGCGTGACCATGCATCCAATCTAAAGAATCTGAAATGCAAAGGACATGCAGgcataaaatagaaaagacaacCTGTAAACGAAGGTGCTGCAGAGGACGGAAGGGCATCCTGGAGGCCACAGGGGAGGAGGAGCTGGAACTTTGGGGCCCTGGCAGagctgccccctccccggggccggTGCTGTTGGGAAGACCTCTTAGTGCCCCCTCCCTTAGCAGCTATGAGGAGCAGGGAGGCCCCCTCCCCATTCTGGTTGCTGTCGCTGGGCCTcaagtctcccccccccccccacaaagttACCTGACCCCAACACTAGCTCCAAGACTAGGATCCCCACCTTCTCCTCGCCTTCTCCTCAGGGTGTCGGGGGCCTGAAGATCTTGCCTGAGGGCAAAGCTACTCctgtcctcatttccttcctcagGGCGGatgccctcccagcccccacccttgcCCCCACTAGCACCCAGCAGTCTTTTCTTTGCCGGCTTCCTCTCACCCCTGCCAGCTGGGGATCCTACAGTCCcttcagccccaccccaccccaccccaccccccagacttCTCTCCAGGAGCTCCAGATTAGCGTACAGCAAAAGGCACCACAATATAGGTTTCTATTAAAGAGTCAAAAAATTggcccatctctcttttttttgtttctttttttttttttccgaagcTGTAAATCAGGATGTTACATATAAATAGTTTCCCTATAAAAACGTCTTTGCCGTTAGCTAGTATTATAAGACAATTtttgctaaaatgaaaataaaacattttgttatacctttttccttttatagaaaataaaaatatttttatttctttttttcctcctttctctctccaggcGGTGGTCTCTGTTCTCCGTAAAGACAGTGGGGCAGGCGAGGCggaggggggcggcggggcggcgggggcccCTAGAGGGGCGCCGAGTCCTGCTTGCCCCGCGGGGGGGGCCCGCGGCTGTGTCTGCTGCTGGCCCGCGTGCTGTGGCTGTCCAGGGAGTAGTAAGTCCTGCTGTCGGCCGCCGGGCACAGCGGCGGCGAGTCCGAGCGCAGCGCATCGTGCGCCGCGCGCAGGCCGAGGAAAGGCGTACTCTCGGCCGCCAGCGCCCCGTCCGCGTCGTCGTCCGAGCCTGAGGCCGAGCCGCCACCCGAGCCGCTGCTCAGCGACAGCGAGTCCCGCGCCGCGCGTGCGCGCTGCGCCGCCAGCCCGTTGAGGCGCGAGCGGCGCCAGCGCCGAGGCCCCGCCGACGTCCTGCGGGACGCGCCGCGGGCGCGCGGccgcggtgggggagggggcgcgcaCTCCTGCGTGGTCTCGTACTCGTCGTCCTCCGGGATGCGGAAGGGGCTGGCGGGCAGGCTGCCCAGGCTGCCGCCCAGCGCGCAGGCCCCGCGCCGCGGCCCGGGCCCCGCCGCGGGGTAGTAGTAGCTGTCGTAGCTGCGCTGCATGTCCGCGCCGGGTCCCGGCCCGGGGCCAGGGGGCGCCGGCTGCCGCAGAAGCGGCTGCTGCTCCGCCAGGCGGTAGCTGATGGGTGCGGCCGGCGGCAGCGACACTGCGTGAGCGGAGTTGGGGGACGTGATCTCAAAAGTCGGCACCTGCGTGGCCAGCGAGTAGTGGAAGTCCACTGGAGAGAGGCGCGCGGGCGTGGTCAGTGCCGACACGTACCTGCGGAGAGATGCAGAGGCGTGGGCTGGGGGTTACGGGTTATGGGTTGCGGTGGAAGAGGTGGGCCACTGGTAGTGCCTGGGATCCCGCCCGCCCGAATGATGGTGGCCGTCCTCAGTGACCTTAAGCAATTTCCTTAACCTCCCCCAGGCTCTGTTTCCTTATGTTAAGAGGGGATAACCACAGTGCTCATTCCAGGCTGTTGTTGGAATGATTCCATAAACGTATCACATGGGATGTGCCGGTGCCACTGCCTGCCTGATGCTCCAACGTGAACGGTCCTTTTGGTGTGAGGGATGCACACAGTCACCAATATTCTTGAACTGCTACTTTGGGTCAGGCTCAGATTGGGGCATTTTACATGCACCATTTCATCTAATACGGTAATTCTGTAAGACCCTTACGTCAGTCCCATAccacacatgagaaaactgagactcaggacatttaagtgacttgctcaaggttcACACAACCGGGAAGTagtagggctgggatttgaaccgaTGCCAGGCAGAACCAGGACTTATGCTTCCCTGCTCTCCAGAGCCCTTATTACTCTCTTTCTGGATCGTCTGACTTTCCTCTTCCACATGGACATCCAGTTAACCACCATGCCCCACCTCCTGGAACACACCCTTTGCCCTGCTCTGCCTCGACCTGGGCCTAATTGTTCACTCTGGTTATTCCCCCACTCCAGGGTCTCTCCTCCACTGTATGCAGTTTCCAAAGCAATCTTTTAAAGTCAGTTTTGCTTAAGGAggcccttcctgccccagggccatCAGCCATCTACCTGGCCCCAGCTTATCTGTTCAGGCCCAGCTCCATTCTCCCTACATCTCACCCTGCTCTGGGCATCTCACTCACTAGCAATGTTCTTAAGTGCCTCTGCTAGTACAGCTCAAGGTACTCCCTTGCCTGGAaagctctccctgtctctctgcctcccaacCAGTAAGAAGTTCTATTGCTATTGATAATGATTGATAACAACCTAGTGTAGCCAAGTAGGAGTCAGAGAGCTTTGTGCACATGATCTCTGATGACCTTCACAAGAACCATGCATGATAGGTATTGTTTTTCATGTTCCACAGCTGAGGAAACAAGGCACAGGTGATCAACCTGCTCCAAATCACATAGGTGGTGGAGCTGGGCTTTAAAAGGTTGGGTATGGAAAACCTGGCTGCTTCCTAGAGCCTGCAGTTAAGCTGGGTCTGTCTGTCCTGCTGGAATGTCCTGTGCTTAGCACGTTCCATAGGAGGCTGTGAGCTTCAGTGGTTTGTGTCTATGGCTGGGTGCTTCTCAGTAGCAAAAACAAGATGGACCATCTCTGGACCCCCAGGCAGGCCTGCTCAGTGAGGGCTGGCATGGAGTAGGTGAAGTTAGAGCCAGAGAacatttcctctccctccactccAGCCTGGAGTTCCCAGTACTATGCACCTTCCTCTACTCTCCTCCCACAGACCCCACTTGCTAAGGGCCACTGGAGGACTGAGCAACGTAGAGGGCTGGCCTCCTATGACTCCTGGCTTGGAGTCAGGGAAGAAGGGGAGTTTCCTGGTTCTCAGTGCAGCCACTGCTCGGAAACCCAATGGTGTCTTGATCCCTGGGCCTTGTTGCTGATACTGCCAGGGCCTGCAGTCCTTCTTGGCTCATGCCCAGCCTGCCCTGGTCATTCTCTTTGCAGacagcctcccctcccacccttcaGTCTGCTCGATCTTGGTGTCTTTCTGTTCCCACTGGGACATGGGGCCTCTAGGTGACACCAGGGTAGGGCTACCATATGTTCTGGCTTGTCCAGAACAGCCACTGTTTGTTCCTGATGTTCTAGTGCAATTATAGCATCCTCTTCAACTTTGAAAAGTGTCCCAGTAGGACAATTAAATTAGATGGTCACTCCACACCAGGGTCCACTGGCTCAAACTCAGTCCCAGTCTATCATTAACATGCATCCTGAGCAGATCATTCCACCTTTCAGGGACCTTGCTTGCCCGTCTGAAAAATGGACATGGGAATTTTTGGAGTGTCTCTGAGGTGCCCTATGGGTCAGCCCTGGGTCATCGGTGCCAGTCCTCTGGCCAAGGTGGGGCACAGGACACAAGATAGGAACTGACCTCTCGCTATGTGGGGAGTCACGCAGAGAGTCTACGGAGTCGTGGTAAGGTGGCACGGCAGCCCTGCGCCGCTCCTCCAGGCTGTAGGCCGCTGCCCGCCGTGCCCGGGCCTCCACACACGCTGGGCTGTTGCACTTGCTGGTGCCCACCGATGACAGCATGATGCCCGACTGGGAGTCAGAGGTCAGGCTTTCAGAACGTTCCAGGCTCCACGTGTGGCTCTCATGCCTAGAGAAGCCAGgtggaggtgaggtgggggatCAGGAAGGGGCAGGACAGCCTAACAGGTGTGGTCCcaggtccccctgccccccctggttcttcatttcatttcaggcACCCTCAGCTCAATGCCCTTCTCCACTCTGAGCTGACGTGTAGTATcatggagggaaaaggagggcTAGGGTCCTGTGGATGGGTGAGTCCCAACAGGTGtaagccttttcttttccttcgtACAACCAACCTCACCCTAGCCTCAGCCTGGGGCCCCGGGTCCACTCCCATGATCCTTAGTCTTTTATGTCAGGAGCGCAGCCCTAGTGGCCAATACATGCTGTTCCATGCTGTTCCCCAGGGAAGAAGGAGGCCAACCATGTTATTGAGCTGTATGAATCTTTGTGCTTGGGTGAACAAAGAAAAGGAGGCTAAGGTGGACTAGGTTCGTAAAAGCAAACTCAGGAGAGAGCATCTAATAGGTCTGGGTGTTTGGGCGAGGAGGCATTTTATGCCAGATAATGTGGTGCTAATGAGGTCCAACCAAAACTACATGTTAGGTGGGAGCCCAGTGATGCTGTTGTTCTTCTGGGGCTGGTTTAGACTCGAAAAGGGAATCTGGTCCCCTGAGGATGGATGAATGTTTGGTGGTGGGTTCCGGTCTGAAGTCCTCTACCTATATTCCTTGACTCAGAGGGACCCTCAGTACAGGGCATAGCCTGGCTGGGAGGTTTCTTTGTGTGTCTCCGGGCATATGTGTTAGTGCTTTCTGTGGGTGTGCATACAGGAGTCTGCAAATCTCTGTGGGCCTGGGTGGTGCCCACCTGTGGCTGGAGGTGGGTGTGGCTGTGGAACAGTGGTGAGAAGGAGAACAGGAGTGGCTCCCAGAGAAGGTGGTCTCCGTTTCCCTCCGGATGACATGGTCTGTGGCTGGCACATTCTTGGAGATATACTGCAACAGACACAGAGTTAGTGACGAGTGAGTGGGTCAGCCCTCCTTCCGGGTGAGGATGGGGAAGTGAAGCACTAAGCTTCAGGTTGGGGAGTGGTCCACTGGATAAGTGACTTGATGTTAGGGCAGCGGTGGCCCCAGCGAATCAACCCCTTAAGGAAGTGGGCAAAGCGAGGCCAGTCATTCTGGTGAGGCTAGGCGAGGCTAGTGGGCAAGGCTGAGCATGGGATGGGCTGGCTGCTGCCCCGGCCCTTCCTTGCAGGGCACATGACAAAGGCTGGCGGTACAGTGAAGGGGTTCTGGTAACACCACTCACATCTGCCATCTGGATCTCCTCAGGGTCCAGCCGGGGGTGGCTGGGCCCATTGGCCAAGCTCCGATTCTGGTGGGCTGGGCACATGTTCTGCCGGAGGTGATTGTGCATCTGCTTCCGCTGTTTTCTGTATAGGAGAAGGGTGTgttagccaccccccccccccccccccccccgccccatacaATGTATGAAATTCCCTAGCTGTCCCTCCAGGGGAACTCTTCTACCTCTGCCCTGGATGCCGGGGCAGTCTCCTGCTACTGCTGTTCCCTGTGCTCAGCCTGCTGTCAGCCAGGACCCCGCCGCTGGTCTGCCTCCTCCACTATCACCACGAGCTTGAATTCAGCAGGACCTGAGCATAGTGGTTCTGAGCTTTGGCTCTGCTGAGAGAGCTTTGGCTCTACTATATCCTAGCTATGTAATCCTGGGCCAGTTACTTAAACTCTCCATGGTTCACTTTCCTCATCTTAAAGTGGGGTGACCATTTACCCATCCCAAAGTCCCCTGAGAAGTAAGAGCAGATAAAATATTCAGGCACTGGcccacccacccattcattcattcatttgctctttcttgggtttttgctatgtgccagatgctgtttTGGAACAGTGAAGGAGACAGATACAATCCCTACCCTCGTGGGGCTGGCAGGCCAGTAGGGGAGGcagataataaacacataaacaaattaataaacgAGACACTTTCAGTAAAGtgcaatgagaaaaataaaacatggtgcTACGGTCAGGGGCCTGTGGGACTACTTTACATTGGGCATATTAAGTTCCCAACACATTTGTTCTGTAATCAACAAGTCTAATCATGTCACTCCCATTTAAAACCCTtcattgggggtgcctgggcggctcagtccgttaagcgtccgacttgggctcaagtcatgatctcatggtttgtgagttcagatcctgcattgggctctctgctgtcagcacaaagcctgcttcagatcctctgtgctcccctactcatgctcatgctctctctcaaaaataaacattaaaaaccaaaaacaacaaaacccatcGCTGGCCCTCTCTCAGTGCCCTCTCACTGCCCTAGCTTGCTGTATCCTTGGGAAGCTTATTTCTGATCCCCCACCATGCTGCCCTCTCTACCCTTTGGACCTCTGCACATACTGTTACATCCCAATGGAGCacactctctgcctcttcttcacCTGCTAACTCCTGCTCTTCTCTTAGGCTCAGCCTAAATGCTACTTCCTCAGAGAAACCCTTCTTGCCTTCCAGCCAAAGTTAGGCACCCCTGCAATGTATCTTATCACACTGGACATCTTGCTTAGAGCACTGGCCATGTGCCTGGTGCAGGGCCTGGTATCTAGCAGGCAGTGAATGAAagtttgttgaagaaatgaatgaggtTAGAATAGGGGCTTGCTTTTCCACTAGTTCTTGACCTCATTTTTCCTACCTGGGCCCAGTCTCCTCTGGGATCCTTGAGCCCCAAATCCCAAGGCCGGCAGGGCCTTAGATCCCATAGATAGGCGTAGCAAGAGTCAAGACCACGGGACTCAGTACGCTAAATGGTGGCTATGCCCAGACCTTGCTTTCTGGATAAGAATGGATGGGACAAACCTATCATTTTCTCTGCACTACATCACTCTACAACCTTCATTGGGTCCCTACCATTTACAGAATAAACCCAGGCTTCCTAGCTTGGGATTCAATGCCCTATGGTACTATCTAGGTTCCAGCTGTCTTTTTAGACTCATGCCTTTTCCTTGACCCCAAAATTACTCCAACTAGTCTGGGCTGCTCGTGCTCTAGGAACACAGCTGACCCTTTCCCACATTTGTCTGTCAGCCTGCACTCTTCTACAGGAACTGGGAGCACCCTTTCTGCACCTTTCTTCCCCTTGCTCTAAAGTTCTGCCCCATCTTTCCTCTGCCCAGAAGTGACCTGGCCTCATCTTCTCTGGGCTCTGGCCTGGCCCGCTCTCAAGTGAGACGAGGCAGTACATCCCAAGGTCTCTTTTTCCACTGGGAATGCAGCCTTCTTTTCTGTGCTTCCTCACTCCCAACACTGCTCCAGCACCAGCCTACTTGATAGGGCAGATGCCCCTTCACAGTGTCATCTGAGGTACATACTAGGATCACTcccgctttacagatgaggactcCGAGAGATCCGTCAGTTTACCCAGGGTCATGGTAAATGGGAGAGctgaattcaaacccagatctgtcttCTTCCAACACTCATGCTCACAACAATTCTTGTTCATTCCTCTGGGGCCTGTCCCTCCTACCCTCTGCTCCTGCTTCTTGGCCCAGCCCTTCCTCTCCACACCAGCTGCAGAGGCCCCTGAAGGGGCTGTTGGGGCATAAGGAAGTGGCCAGGCCAGACatggggagggtgtgtgtgggggggtggagagagaccgTTTTCACAAAAACAGTCCTGGAGGCCCATCCCTAGTTGGCCTACTGCAGGCCTGAGTGTCTGACACTCACTTAGTCTTGCAGTAGGCGACCACGCAGACAATGCCCACGACCAGCAGAGCCACGCAGATACCGGTGATAGTCAGGACCCTCTTCTGGTACAGCTCCTCGGCTTCTGCAGAGGCAGAAGAAGAGGAtgtgagggggcagggcaggaggcagaTCCAAGGGGAAAGTGGTGCAAAgaacccacccccacctgcccccaaagCTTTGGGCTCCTTCCAGCTCAGGGCCTCCCAGCTCCTTTgcatctcctccttccccagctaGTCCCTTCCTACTGGATTGCTTTCTGTTGCCCCCAAATCCTCCCACACGTGATCTGCTCACAAGTGACTGAATTCACCTTCCCAAACCCTACACCCTGCCCAAAGCACATGAATGGAaaatgcagggggtgggggtgggtgggatggaGGTGAAATTCCAAAGGCCACAGGTGAGGGCAACCCGGCGTGGCCAGCAACCTTGCCCTGCTCCACTATGGCCTGATGGCTTCAAAGAGCCTGGATGGGTTGGGGAGAGCTGTTCTTCATGGCAGTGAACATGTAGACACTCGGCAGAGCTGGCTTGCCATTTCTGCTTTGCTAAGAAAGGCAAGGACGTCAGACAGGACA from Panthera uncia isolate 11264 chromosome A1 unlocalized genomic scaffold, Puncia_PCG_1.0 HiC_scaffold_17, whole genome shotgun sequence carries:
- the NRG2 gene encoding pro-neuregulin-2, membrane-bound isoform, with translation MQRSWEALSWKEPKALGAGGGGFFAPLSPWICLLPCPLTSSSSASAEAEELYQKRVLTITGICVALLVVGIVCVVAYCKTKKQRKQMHNHLRQNMCPAHQNRSLANGPSHPRLDPEEIQMADYISKNVPATDHVIRRETETTFSGSHSCSPSHHCSTATPTSSHRWAPPRPTEICRLLYAHPQKALTHMPGDTQRNLPARLCPVLRVPLSQGI